GGCTCATTAACAACATATGCTTGCGTCAATGCCTTCACTCCTATTCAATAGTGACAAATCAACTTGGTATATCTACTGTGTTGCGTTGCTGACCAACAAGGCCTAAGTGACGAAAAACAAAGGATTTAGGGATAAGCGGTGAATAGTTGGGATGAAAAATGGAGCCAGTATCTTCGAGATACTGAGCCAAAACATAAATACGCGGCATTTCTTTTACTCGTCGTGTATCTATTTATTAATAACTCAATAAATGCTGCATCTAGTTGGACGGAGTTTTCGCGAAGTGAAACTAATAACGTGGCACTGTGGGAGCCTTATGTATGGGAATACAGCAGTGCACTAAGTACTGCGATATTGGTTATTCCCCTAATCTTAGCCATACGTGTTCTTGATAAAAGTAAAAAGTCCAGCGCCGTTTGGTTGGGATGGCATTTTGTATTTGCCAGCGTATTTTCAGTTTCCCATGTCGTTTTCATGGTTGCCCTGCGCAAGCTCGCCTATTTGATGTCTGAACGTAGTTACGACTTTGGGGTTTGGATTAGTGAGTTTGTCTACGAATACCGAAAAGATGTCTGGGGTTATATTACTCTTGTAACCTTTTACTACGTTGCGCGATTTGGCTACCAGCGACTAATAGGTGAAGCGTCACTGATTAAACGTGATACCTCGCTTCCCGAAGTTGAAAGTGAAGCACTTGCACTACCTGACTATTTACTAGTAAAAAAACTCAATAAAGAATTCTTAGTTAAAGTCAGTGATGTTCAGCGAGTGGAAGCCTCAGGTAACTATATCAACTTACACACCCACGTTGGTGTTTATCCGCTTCGGTATACCTTAAGCCGATTTTGCGAAGAAGGTGCGGTGCACGGGTTCGTACGTGTCCATCGATCACATGCCGTAAGAATTCCTTCCATTCAATCTATCACGTATGACGATACAGGAGACGGCCTTATCACCCTTAACAACGGCCAAACCGTGTTGCTCTCAAGACGCTACAAAGACAGCTTAAAGCAAGTTTTAGCGCCATAAACTTCTAGTGAGAGCTCTTATCCGTATATAAAAAAACCGCATCACAGATGCGGTTTTTGTTTTTACGAATCAAATTCGATTAAGGCATGGGATCTAAGTCTGCACCTTCTTTTTCCACTTGAGGTGGCATCAAATCTTCTTTGCTGATACCTAACGCAAGCGCAACTGAACTCGCAATATAGACAGACGAGTAAGTACCTACTACTACACCAAATAACAATGCAGTAGCAAACCCGTGAATTAACGCACCGCCCTTGTAAAACAAGGCTACCAATACCAACACAGTAGTTA
The DNA window shown above is from Alteromonas sp. KC3 and carries:
- a CDS encoding LytR/AlgR family response regulator transcription factor; this encodes MNSWDEKWSQYLRDTEPKHKYAAFLLLVVYLFINNSINAASSWTEFSRSETNNVALWEPYVWEYSSALSTAILVIPLILAIRVLDKSKKSSAVWLGWHFVFASVFSVSHVVFMVALRKLAYLMSERSYDFGVWISEFVYEYRKDVWGYITLVTFYYVARFGYQRLIGEASLIKRDTSLPEVESEALALPDYLLVKKLNKEFLVKVSDVQRVEASGNYINLHTHVGVYPLRYTLSRFCEEGAVHGFVRVHRSHAVRIPSIQSITYDDTGDGLITLNNGQTVLLSRRYKDSLKQVLAP